From Anopheles coluzzii chromosome 3, AcolN3, whole genome shotgun sequence, the proteins below share one genomic window:
- the LOC120955983 gene encoding probable phosphorylase b kinase regulatory subunit beta isoform X6, whose translation MSTMERHSTSVTPVARQPSLDDMNLDQFLKISNYEDTVKQLDIYYGIVKRQLLQFQSPITGLFPVLSTDREVGSIRDSVYCAAAIWSLYQAYRRIDDDRGKSYELGQSAVKCMRGILECWIKQAHRVEKFKSRQCAVNALHCKFHLDTGEEIYADENYNHLQIDVVSIYLIFLVQMITSGLQIIYTQDEVAFVQNLVYYVERAYRTPDFGMWERGSKYNDGTPEIHASSIGMAKSALEAINGCNLFGEKGASWSVVYVDIDAHNRNRSIFETMLPRESSSKGVDASLLPTLSFPAFASHEERLVDMSKLNVVRRLKGKKGFKRFSRDGYLSRLEDKTRRYYHKGEIKDFEGYECEWPMFYTYMIIDGVFKNNLEQIEEYQMELRKCMHSDNNGDPVVSMCYAPDGDGMYTRSSSQSLFLWGQSVFIIAQLLTAGLLHINELDPIRRYLPSYNRPRKGGRYSAFQAKPGIGTATDLVVQIVLIAESMRLQAMMATYGIQTQTPHEVEPVQIWSSTQLINVYQQLGVNDKIGLTGRPPRPVGSLGTSKVYRICGMTVLCYPLIFEVSDFYLYRDMALLIDDIKTELQFVGKYWRLSGRPTVCLLIREEHMRDPQFKEMIDLLAMLKKGYCDDMKVRIGRLQNLISSSCIEHLDFMSTSDLPDVGDTAFAQIHHDYIGYQSLTDVPRAQSYREKKITAAEYATRSTPDILEALRNTESIFLQCQLLGIILHREGSHYELAGESVHVRLTDLYYRAGTLRYWRAVRYCSSLLRHIVDSISPFITTLLVNGKQITVGVIGQRETIFDKPMTPSEIQNVMYSTVQPYDVIHAVLQQEVVLYCGRLIATNPDIFKGILKIRVGWVLEAMRLYLTMKGDEGADIENLSPFQIRQLLQRVLTVSQWANEDHFSTVQRRQLEGCLCRVPSSFYNLVWDVLERTPHGITVQGHNLPAMPTLTNKSRSELSFSLQVEEMLHQITQPERRQIAVELLCIVATILSRNPELRFQQVLDLDLLLEDSFAMYCKDHSLPPSKDISPLFSLSYSQTTGYLARAAVNSVLQRCALSTEDFADDVEDHCRVQ comes from the exons TGAAACGACAGCTGCTGCAGTTCCAAAGTCCAATCACGGGCCTGTTCCCGGTGCTCAGCACGGACCGGGAGGTGGGCAGCATACGGGACAGCGTGTACTGCGCCGCAGCGATCTGGAGCCTTTACCAGGCGTACCGCCGCATCGATGACGATCGGGGCAAGAGCTACGAGTTGGGCCAGTCGGCGGTGAAGTGTATGCGCGGCATCCTGGAGTGCTGGATCAAGCAGGCGCACCGGGTGGAGAAGTTTAAATCGCGCCAGTGCGCGGTCAACGCGCTGCACTGCAAGTTCCACCTGGACACGGGCGAGGAAATCTACGCGGACGAAAACTACAACCATCTGCAGATCGACGTGGTGTCGATCTATCTGATCTTTCTGGTGCAGATGATCACGTCCGGGCTGCAGATCATCTACACGCAGGACGAGGTGGCCTTCGTGCAGAATCTGGTGTACTACGTAGAGCGGGCGTACCGTACGCCCGACTTCGGCATGTGGGAGCGGGGCTCGAAGTATAATGACGGGACGCCCGAGATCCATGCGTCCTCGATCGGGATGGCCAAATCGGCGCTGGAAGCGATCAACGGATGCAATCTGTTCGGCGAGAAGGGTGCCTCGTGGAGCGTGGTGTACGTGGACATTGATGCGCACAACCGCAATCGCAGCATCTTCGAGACGATGCTGCCGCGGGAGTCGAGCTCGAAGGGGGTGGATGCGTCGCTGCTGCCGACGCTCTCCTTTCCGGCGTTTGCATCGCACGAGGAGCGGCTGGTGGACATGAGCAAGCTGAACGTGGTGCGGCGGCTGAAGGGCAAGAAGGGCTTCAAGCGGTTCAGCCGGGATGGGTATCTGTCGCGGCTGGAGGACAAAACGCGCCGCTACTACCACAAGGGGGAAATTAAGGACTTTGAGGGGTACGAGTGCGAGTGGCCCATGTTTTACACGTACATGATCATTGACGGGGTGTTCAAGAACAATCTCGAGCAGATCGAGGAGTACCAGATGGAGCTGCGGAAGTGTATGCACTCGGACAACAATGGAg atCCAGTTGTATCGATGTGTTACGCACCGGACGGGGACGGTATGTACACGCGCTCCTCCTCCCAGTCGCTCTTCCTGTGGGGACAATCGGTGTTCATCATTGCGCAGTTACTTACGGCCGGTTTGCTACACATTAACGAGCTGGATCCGATCCGGCGATATTTGCCGTCTTACAACCGACCCCGGAAAGGTGGTCGCTACTCAGCCTTTCAG GCGAAACCGGGAATT GGCACAGCAACGGATCTGGTCGTGCAGATAGTGCTGATCGCTGAGTCGATGCGCCTGCAGGCCATGATGGCCACGTACGGCATTCAAACGCAAACACCACATGAA GTTGAACCCGTCCAAATCTGGTCCTCGACGCAGCTCATCAACGTGTACCAGCAGCTGGGCGTGAACGATAAGATCGGGCTGACCGGACGACCACCCCGCCCGGTCGGTTCGCTCGGCACGAGCAAGGTGTACCGCATCTGTGGCATGACCGTCCTCTGCTATCCGCTCATCTTTGAAGTGTCCGATTTCTACCTCTACCGCGACATGGCCCTACTGATCGACGACATCAAGACGGAGCTCCAGTTCGTCGGCAAGTACTGGCGGCTATCGGGCCGGCCGACCGTGTGCCTACTGATCCGCGAGGAGCACATGCGCGATCCCCAGTTCAAGGAGATGATCGATCTGCTGGCCATGCTGAAGAAGGGCTACTGTGACGATATGAAGGTGCGAATCGGCCGGCTGCAGAACCTCATCTCGAGCTCCTGCATTGAGCATCTTGACTTTATGTCCACCTCGGACCTGCCGGACGTGGGCGATACCGCCTTTGCGCAGATCCACCACGACTACATCGGCTACCAGAGTCTGACGGATGTGCCGCGTGCCCAGTCCTATCGGGAGAAAAAGATAACGGCGGCTGAGTATGCGACCCGGTCGACACCGGACATACTCGAGGCGCTGCGCAACACGGAATCGATCTTTCTGCAGTGCCAGCTGCTCGGTATTATTCTGCACCGCGAAGGCTCTCACTACGAGCTGGCGGGCGAATCCGTTCACGTGCGACTAACCGATCTGTACTACCGGGCCGGTACGCTGCGCTACTGGCGAGCCGTTCGCTACTGTAGCTCACTGTTGCGCCACATTGTCGACTCGATTTCACCGTTCATCACGACGCTGCTCGTCAACGGGAAGCAGATTACGGTCGGTGTGATCGGCCAGCGGGAGACAATCTTTGACAAGCCGATGACACCGTCCGAGATCCAGAACGTGATGTACTCGACCGTGCAGCCGTACGACGTGATCCATGCGGTGCTGCAGCAGGAGGTGGTCCTGTACTGCGGGCGGCTGATCGCCACCAATCCGGACATTTTCAAGGGCATCCTGAAGATCCGCGTCGGTTGGGTCCTGGAGGCGATGCGGCTCTACCTCACGATGAAGGGGGACGAAGGGGCGGATATTGAAAATTTGTCCCCGTTTCAAATTCgccagctgctgcagcgggTGCTGACCGTGAGCCAGTGGGCAAATGAGGATCA CTTCAGTACGGTACAGCGCCGCCAGCTCGAGGGTTGCCTGTGCCGGGTGCCGAGCTCGTTCTACAACCTCGTGTGGGACGTGCTGGAGCGCACACCGCACGGCATTACCGTGCAGGGGCACAATCTGCCCGCCATGCCGACCCTGACCAACAAGAGCCGCAGCGAGCTGTCCTTCTCGCTGCAGGTCGAGGAGATGCTGCACCAAATCACGCAACCCGAGCGGCGCCAGATCGCGGTCGAGCTGCTGTGCATTGTGGCCACCATACTGAGCCGCAATCCGGAGCTGCGCTTCCAGCAGGTGCTCGATCTCGACCTGCTGCTGGAGGACTCGTTCGCGATGTACTGCAAAGACCACAGCTTGCCGCCGAGCAAAGACATTTCGCCACTGTTTTCGCTCTCCTACTCGCAGACGACCGGCTACCTGGCCCGGGCTGCCGTCAACAGTGTGCTGCAGCGGTGCGCCCTCTCCACCGAGGACTTTGCCGATGACGTTGAGGATCATTGCCGCGTGCAGTAG
- the LOC120955983 gene encoding probable phosphorylase b kinase regulatory subunit beta isoform X4, giving the protein MSTMERHSTSVTPVARQPSLDDMNLDQFLKISNYEDTVKQLDIYYGIVKRQLLQFQSPITGLFPVLSTDREVGSIRDSVYCAAAIWSLYQAYRRIDDDRGKSYELGQSAVKCMRGILECWIKQAHRVEKFKSRQCAVNALHCKFHLDTGEEIYADENYNHLQIDVVSIYLIFLVQMITSGLQIIYTQDEVAFVQNLVYYVERAYRTPDFGMWERGSKYNDGTPEIHASSIGMAKSALEAINGCNLFGEKGASWSVVYVDIDAHNRNRSIFETMLPRESSSKGVDASLLPTLSFPAFASHEERLVDMSKLNVVRRLKGKKGFKRFSRDGYLSRLEDKTRRYYHKGEIKDFEGYECEWPMFYTYMIIDGVFKNNLEQIEEYQMELRKCMHSDNNGDPVVSMCYAPDGDGMYTRSSSQSLFLWGQSVFIIAQLLTAGLLHINELDPIRRYLPSYNRPRKGGRYSAFQAKPGIRTKIGSGTATDLVVQIVLIAESMRLQAMMATYGIQTQTPHEVEPVQIWSSTQLINVYQQLGVNDKIGLTGRPPRPVGSLGTSKVYRICGMTVLCYPLIFEVSDFYLYRDMALLIDDIKTELQFVGKYWRLSGRPTVCLLIREEHMRDPQFKEMIDLLAMLKKGYCDDMKVRIGRLQNLISSSCIEHLDFMSTSDLPDVGDTAFAQIHHDYIGYQSLTDVPRAQSYREKKITAAEYATRSTPDILEALRNTESIFLQCQLLGIILHREGSHYELAGESVHVRLTDLYYRAGTLRYWRAVRYCSSLLRHIVDSISPFITTLLVNGKQITVGVIGQRETIFDKPMTPSEIQNVMYSTVQPYDVIHAVLQQEVVLYCGRLIATNPDIFKGILKIRVGWVLEAMRLYLTMKGDEGADIENLSPFQIRQLLQRVLTVSQWANEDHFSTVQRRQLEGCLCRVPSSFYNLVWDVLERTPHGITVQGHNLPAMPTLTNKSRSELSFSLQVEEMLHQITQPERRQIAVELLCIVATILSRNPELRFQQVLDLDLLLEDSFAMYCKDHSLPPSKDISPLFSLSYSQTTGYLARAAVNSVLQRCALSTEDFADDVEDHCRVQ; this is encoded by the exons TGAAACGACAGCTGCTGCAGTTCCAAAGTCCAATCACGGGCCTGTTCCCGGTGCTCAGCACGGACCGGGAGGTGGGCAGCATACGGGACAGCGTGTACTGCGCCGCAGCGATCTGGAGCCTTTACCAGGCGTACCGCCGCATCGATGACGATCGGGGCAAGAGCTACGAGTTGGGCCAGTCGGCGGTGAAGTGTATGCGCGGCATCCTGGAGTGCTGGATCAAGCAGGCGCACCGGGTGGAGAAGTTTAAATCGCGCCAGTGCGCGGTCAACGCGCTGCACTGCAAGTTCCACCTGGACACGGGCGAGGAAATCTACGCGGACGAAAACTACAACCATCTGCAGATCGACGTGGTGTCGATCTATCTGATCTTTCTGGTGCAGATGATCACGTCCGGGCTGCAGATCATCTACACGCAGGACGAGGTGGCCTTCGTGCAGAATCTGGTGTACTACGTAGAGCGGGCGTACCGTACGCCCGACTTCGGCATGTGGGAGCGGGGCTCGAAGTATAATGACGGGACGCCCGAGATCCATGCGTCCTCGATCGGGATGGCCAAATCGGCGCTGGAAGCGATCAACGGATGCAATCTGTTCGGCGAGAAGGGTGCCTCGTGGAGCGTGGTGTACGTGGACATTGATGCGCACAACCGCAATCGCAGCATCTTCGAGACGATGCTGCCGCGGGAGTCGAGCTCGAAGGGGGTGGATGCGTCGCTGCTGCCGACGCTCTCCTTTCCGGCGTTTGCATCGCACGAGGAGCGGCTGGTGGACATGAGCAAGCTGAACGTGGTGCGGCGGCTGAAGGGCAAGAAGGGCTTCAAGCGGTTCAGCCGGGATGGGTATCTGTCGCGGCTGGAGGACAAAACGCGCCGCTACTACCACAAGGGGGAAATTAAGGACTTTGAGGGGTACGAGTGCGAGTGGCCCATGTTTTACACGTACATGATCATTGACGGGGTGTTCAAGAACAATCTCGAGCAGATCGAGGAGTACCAGATGGAGCTGCGGAAGTGTATGCACTCGGACAACAATGGAg atCCAGTTGTATCGATGTGTTACGCACCGGACGGGGACGGTATGTACACGCGCTCCTCCTCCCAGTCGCTCTTCCTGTGGGGACAATCGGTGTTCATCATTGCGCAGTTACTTACGGCCGGTTTGCTACACATTAACGAGCTGGATCCGATCCGGCGATATTTGCCGTCTTACAACCGACCCCGGAAAGGTGGTCGCTACTCAGCCTTTCAG GCGAAACCGGGAATT CGTACCAAAATCGGAAGT GGCACAGCAACGGATCTGGTCGTGCAGATAGTGCTGATCGCTGAGTCGATGCGCCTGCAGGCCATGATGGCCACGTACGGCATTCAAACGCAAACACCACATGAA GTTGAACCCGTCCAAATCTGGTCCTCGACGCAGCTCATCAACGTGTACCAGCAGCTGGGCGTGAACGATAAGATCGGGCTGACCGGACGACCACCCCGCCCGGTCGGTTCGCTCGGCACGAGCAAGGTGTACCGCATCTGTGGCATGACCGTCCTCTGCTATCCGCTCATCTTTGAAGTGTCCGATTTCTACCTCTACCGCGACATGGCCCTACTGATCGACGACATCAAGACGGAGCTCCAGTTCGTCGGCAAGTACTGGCGGCTATCGGGCCGGCCGACCGTGTGCCTACTGATCCGCGAGGAGCACATGCGCGATCCCCAGTTCAAGGAGATGATCGATCTGCTGGCCATGCTGAAGAAGGGCTACTGTGACGATATGAAGGTGCGAATCGGCCGGCTGCAGAACCTCATCTCGAGCTCCTGCATTGAGCATCTTGACTTTATGTCCACCTCGGACCTGCCGGACGTGGGCGATACCGCCTTTGCGCAGATCCACCACGACTACATCGGCTACCAGAGTCTGACGGATGTGCCGCGTGCCCAGTCCTATCGGGAGAAAAAGATAACGGCGGCTGAGTATGCGACCCGGTCGACACCGGACATACTCGAGGCGCTGCGCAACACGGAATCGATCTTTCTGCAGTGCCAGCTGCTCGGTATTATTCTGCACCGCGAAGGCTCTCACTACGAGCTGGCGGGCGAATCCGTTCACGTGCGACTAACCGATCTGTACTACCGGGCCGGTACGCTGCGCTACTGGCGAGCCGTTCGCTACTGTAGCTCACTGTTGCGCCACATTGTCGACTCGATTTCACCGTTCATCACGACGCTGCTCGTCAACGGGAAGCAGATTACGGTCGGTGTGATCGGCCAGCGGGAGACAATCTTTGACAAGCCGATGACACCGTCCGAGATCCAGAACGTGATGTACTCGACCGTGCAGCCGTACGACGTGATCCATGCGGTGCTGCAGCAGGAGGTGGTCCTGTACTGCGGGCGGCTGATCGCCACCAATCCGGACATTTTCAAGGGCATCCTGAAGATCCGCGTCGGTTGGGTCCTGGAGGCGATGCGGCTCTACCTCACGATGAAGGGGGACGAAGGGGCGGATATTGAAAATTTGTCCCCGTTTCAAATTCgccagctgctgcagcgggTGCTGACCGTGAGCCAGTGGGCAAATGAGGATCA CTTCAGTACGGTACAGCGCCGCCAGCTCGAGGGTTGCCTGTGCCGGGTGCCGAGCTCGTTCTACAACCTCGTGTGGGACGTGCTGGAGCGCACACCGCACGGCATTACCGTGCAGGGGCACAATCTGCCCGCCATGCCGACCCTGACCAACAAGAGCCGCAGCGAGCTGTCCTTCTCGCTGCAGGTCGAGGAGATGCTGCACCAAATCACGCAACCCGAGCGGCGCCAGATCGCGGTCGAGCTGCTGTGCATTGTGGCCACCATACTGAGCCGCAATCCGGAGCTGCGCTTCCAGCAGGTGCTCGATCTCGACCTGCTGCTGGAGGACTCGTTCGCGATGTACTGCAAAGACCACAGCTTGCCGCCGAGCAAAGACATTTCGCCACTGTTTTCGCTCTCCTACTCGCAGACGACCGGCTACCTGGCCCGGGCTGCCGTCAACAGTGTGCTGCAGCGGTGCGCCCTCTCCACCGAGGACTTTGCCGATGACGTTGAGGATCATTGCCGCGTGCAGTAG
- the LOC120955983 gene encoding probable phosphorylase b kinase regulatory subunit beta isoform X1, producing the protein MSTMERHSTSVTPVARQPSLDDMNLDQFLKISNYEDTVKQLDIYYGIVKRQLLQFQSPITGLFPVLSTDREVGSIRDSVYCAAAIWSLYQAYRRIDDDRGKSYELGQSAVKCMRGILECWIKQAHRVEKFKSRQCAVNALHCKFHLDTGEEIYADENYNHLQIDVVSIYLIFLVQMITSGLQIIYTQDEVAFVQNLVYYVERAYRTPDFGMWERGSKYNDGTPEIHASSIGMAKSALEAINGCNLFGEKGASWSVVYVDIDAHNRNRSIFETMLPRESSSKGVDASLLPTLSFPAFASHEERLVDMSKLNVVRRLKGKKGFKRFSRDGYLSRLEDKTRRYYHKGEIKDFEGYECEWPMFYTYMIIDGVFKNNLEQIEEYQMELRKCMHSDNNGDPVVSMCYAPDGDGMYTRSSSQSLFLWGQSVFIIAQLLTAGLLHINELDPIRRYLPSYNRPRKGGRYSAFQAKPGIRTKIGSALAMNRPVTPPHIVERQDQMSDSSEPARGTATDLVVQIVLIAESMRLQAMMATYGIQTQTPHEVEPVQIWSSTQLINVYQQLGVNDKIGLTGRPPRPVGSLGTSKVYRICGMTVLCYPLIFEVSDFYLYRDMALLIDDIKTELQFVGKYWRLSGRPTVCLLIREEHMRDPQFKEMIDLLAMLKKGYCDDMKVRIGRLQNLISSSCIEHLDFMSTSDLPDVGDTAFAQIHHDYIGYQSLTDVPRAQSYREKKITAAEYATRSTPDILEALRNTESIFLQCQLLGIILHREGSHYELAGESVHVRLTDLYYRAGTLRYWRAVRYCSSLLRHIVDSISPFITTLLVNGKQITVGVIGQRETIFDKPMTPSEIQNVMYSTVQPYDVIHAVLQQEVVLYCGRLIATNPDIFKGILKIRVGWVLEAMRLYLTMKGDEGADIENLSPFQIRQLLQRVLTVSQWANEDHFSTVQRRQLEGCLCRVPSSFYNLVWDVLERTPHGITVQGHNLPAMPTLTNKSRSELSFSLQVEEMLHQITQPERRQIAVELLCIVATILSRNPELRFQQVLDLDLLLEDSFAMYCKDHSLPPSKDISPLFSLSYSQTTGYLARAAVNSVLQRCALSTEDFADDVEDHCRVQ; encoded by the exons TGAAACGACAGCTGCTGCAGTTCCAAAGTCCAATCACGGGCCTGTTCCCGGTGCTCAGCACGGACCGGGAGGTGGGCAGCATACGGGACAGCGTGTACTGCGCCGCAGCGATCTGGAGCCTTTACCAGGCGTACCGCCGCATCGATGACGATCGGGGCAAGAGCTACGAGTTGGGCCAGTCGGCGGTGAAGTGTATGCGCGGCATCCTGGAGTGCTGGATCAAGCAGGCGCACCGGGTGGAGAAGTTTAAATCGCGCCAGTGCGCGGTCAACGCGCTGCACTGCAAGTTCCACCTGGACACGGGCGAGGAAATCTACGCGGACGAAAACTACAACCATCTGCAGATCGACGTGGTGTCGATCTATCTGATCTTTCTGGTGCAGATGATCACGTCCGGGCTGCAGATCATCTACACGCAGGACGAGGTGGCCTTCGTGCAGAATCTGGTGTACTACGTAGAGCGGGCGTACCGTACGCCCGACTTCGGCATGTGGGAGCGGGGCTCGAAGTATAATGACGGGACGCCCGAGATCCATGCGTCCTCGATCGGGATGGCCAAATCGGCGCTGGAAGCGATCAACGGATGCAATCTGTTCGGCGAGAAGGGTGCCTCGTGGAGCGTGGTGTACGTGGACATTGATGCGCACAACCGCAATCGCAGCATCTTCGAGACGATGCTGCCGCGGGAGTCGAGCTCGAAGGGGGTGGATGCGTCGCTGCTGCCGACGCTCTCCTTTCCGGCGTTTGCATCGCACGAGGAGCGGCTGGTGGACATGAGCAAGCTGAACGTGGTGCGGCGGCTGAAGGGCAAGAAGGGCTTCAAGCGGTTCAGCCGGGATGGGTATCTGTCGCGGCTGGAGGACAAAACGCGCCGCTACTACCACAAGGGGGAAATTAAGGACTTTGAGGGGTACGAGTGCGAGTGGCCCATGTTTTACACGTACATGATCATTGACGGGGTGTTCAAGAACAATCTCGAGCAGATCGAGGAGTACCAGATGGAGCTGCGGAAGTGTATGCACTCGGACAACAATGGAg atCCAGTTGTATCGATGTGTTACGCACCGGACGGGGACGGTATGTACACGCGCTCCTCCTCCCAGTCGCTCTTCCTGTGGGGACAATCGGTGTTCATCATTGCGCAGTTACTTACGGCCGGTTTGCTACACATTAACGAGCTGGATCCGATCCGGCGATATTTGCCGTCTTACAACCGACCCCGGAAAGGTGGTCGCTACTCAGCCTTTCAG GCGAAACCGGGAATT CGTACCAAAATCGGAAGT GCGCTGGCCATGAATCGCCCGGTAACGCCACCGCACATTGTGGAGCGCCAGGACCAAATGTCGGACTCCAGCGAACCAGCGCGA GGCACAGCAACGGATCTGGTCGTGCAGATAGTGCTGATCGCTGAGTCGATGCGCCTGCAGGCCATGATGGCCACGTACGGCATTCAAACGCAAACACCACATGAA GTTGAACCCGTCCAAATCTGGTCCTCGACGCAGCTCATCAACGTGTACCAGCAGCTGGGCGTGAACGATAAGATCGGGCTGACCGGACGACCACCCCGCCCGGTCGGTTCGCTCGGCACGAGCAAGGTGTACCGCATCTGTGGCATGACCGTCCTCTGCTATCCGCTCATCTTTGAAGTGTCCGATTTCTACCTCTACCGCGACATGGCCCTACTGATCGACGACATCAAGACGGAGCTCCAGTTCGTCGGCAAGTACTGGCGGCTATCGGGCCGGCCGACCGTGTGCCTACTGATCCGCGAGGAGCACATGCGCGATCCCCAGTTCAAGGAGATGATCGATCTGCTGGCCATGCTGAAGAAGGGCTACTGTGACGATATGAAGGTGCGAATCGGCCGGCTGCAGAACCTCATCTCGAGCTCCTGCATTGAGCATCTTGACTTTATGTCCACCTCGGACCTGCCGGACGTGGGCGATACCGCCTTTGCGCAGATCCACCACGACTACATCGGCTACCAGAGTCTGACGGATGTGCCGCGTGCCCAGTCCTATCGGGAGAAAAAGATAACGGCGGCTGAGTATGCGACCCGGTCGACACCGGACATACTCGAGGCGCTGCGCAACACGGAATCGATCTTTCTGCAGTGCCAGCTGCTCGGTATTATTCTGCACCGCGAAGGCTCTCACTACGAGCTGGCGGGCGAATCCGTTCACGTGCGACTAACCGATCTGTACTACCGGGCCGGTACGCTGCGCTACTGGCGAGCCGTTCGCTACTGTAGCTCACTGTTGCGCCACATTGTCGACTCGATTTCACCGTTCATCACGACGCTGCTCGTCAACGGGAAGCAGATTACGGTCGGTGTGATCGGCCAGCGGGAGACAATCTTTGACAAGCCGATGACACCGTCCGAGATCCAGAACGTGATGTACTCGACCGTGCAGCCGTACGACGTGATCCATGCGGTGCTGCAGCAGGAGGTGGTCCTGTACTGCGGGCGGCTGATCGCCACCAATCCGGACATTTTCAAGGGCATCCTGAAGATCCGCGTCGGTTGGGTCCTGGAGGCGATGCGGCTCTACCTCACGATGAAGGGGGACGAAGGGGCGGATATTGAAAATTTGTCCCCGTTTCAAATTCgccagctgctgcagcgggTGCTGACCGTGAGCCAGTGGGCAAATGAGGATCA CTTCAGTACGGTACAGCGCCGCCAGCTCGAGGGTTGCCTGTGCCGGGTGCCGAGCTCGTTCTACAACCTCGTGTGGGACGTGCTGGAGCGCACACCGCACGGCATTACCGTGCAGGGGCACAATCTGCCCGCCATGCCGACCCTGACCAACAAGAGCCGCAGCGAGCTGTCCTTCTCGCTGCAGGTCGAGGAGATGCTGCACCAAATCACGCAACCCGAGCGGCGCCAGATCGCGGTCGAGCTGCTGTGCATTGTGGCCACCATACTGAGCCGCAATCCGGAGCTGCGCTTCCAGCAGGTGCTCGATCTCGACCTGCTGCTGGAGGACTCGTTCGCGATGTACTGCAAAGACCACAGCTTGCCGCCGAGCAAAGACATTTCGCCACTGTTTTCGCTCTCCTACTCGCAGACGACCGGCTACCTGGCCCGGGCTGCCGTCAACAGTGTGCTGCAGCGGTGCGCCCTCTCCACCGAGGACTTTGCCGATGACGTTGAGGATCATTGCCGCGTGCAGTAG